Proteins co-encoded in one Natronorubrum daqingense genomic window:
- a CDS encoding heavy-metal-associated domain-containing protein: MDQTTLHVTGMACDGCEATVTDALESLEGVSSATADHEAETVRVEHDGTTVDEASITNTIDDAGYDVE, encoded by the coding sequence ATGGATCAAACGACACTCCACGTCACTGGTATGGCCTGTGATGGCTGTGAAGCGACCGTCACCGACGCACTCGAGTCCCTCGAGGGCGTCTCGTCGGCGACGGCAGACCACGAAGCGGAGACGGTACGCGTCGAGCACGACGGGACGACGGTGGACGAAGCGTCGATCACCAACACGATCGACGACGCTGGGTACGACGTCGAGTAA
- a CDS encoding universal stress protein — translation MYTVLVPIDGHEARVNAQLESVIDLANASEGFAVELLHVRKELEFADSDDDVEIGEIRRDLDDDALEELVETVSMAAEELAAADVDVSVHSATGNPAAAIVDVANQFDVDEIVIGARRQSPVGKVLFGSVAQSVILDTDRPVKVVPA, via the coding sequence ATGTACACAGTACTCGTTCCGATCGACGGCCACGAGGCGCGCGTGAACGCACAACTCGAGTCCGTTATCGACCTCGCGAACGCGAGCGAGGGGTTCGCCGTCGAACTCCTTCACGTCCGTAAGGAACTCGAATTCGCCGACAGCGACGACGACGTGGAGATCGGCGAGATCCGACGCGATCTCGACGACGACGCACTCGAGGAACTCGTCGAGACGGTTTCGATGGCTGCCGAGGAACTCGCAGCCGCGGACGTCGACGTAAGCGTTCACTCCGCGACGGGAAATCCGGCGGCCGCGATCGTGGACGTCGCGAACCAATTCGACGTCGACGAAATCGTCATCGGTGCACGCCGACAGTCGCCGGTGGGTAAGGTTCTCTTCGGTAGCGTCGCCCAATCGGTCATCCTCGACACCGATCGGCCGGTCAAAGTCGTTCCGGCCTAA
- a CDS encoding MTH1187 family thiamine-binding protein, producing the protein MTVIGLLSVAPVTEESMSGEIAKAVDALEAYDVEYETNPMGTVIEAESTDELFSAAQAAHDAVDHDRVSTVLKIDDKRTQDTTAAEKVESVEEHLGRSATSADE; encoded by the coding sequence ATGACGGTAATCGGATTACTGAGCGTCGCACCGGTAACTGAAGAGAGCATGTCCGGCGAGATCGCGAAGGCAGTCGACGCGCTCGAGGCGTACGACGTCGAGTACGAGACGAACCCGATGGGGACGGTGATCGAAGCCGAGAGTACCGACGAACTGTTTTCGGCCGCGCAGGCGGCACACGATGCGGTGGATCACGACCGCGTGAGTACCGTGTTGAAGATCGACGACAAACGGACGCAAGACACGACTGCGGCGGAGAAGGTTGAGTCGGTCGAGGAGCACCTCGGTCGGTCGGCGACGAGTGCGGACGAGTAA
- a CDS encoding HalOD1 output domain-containing protein produces MHTELPTADDANGLQYDQPNDRYVFHHDPESTATITTTIVHALAQIADTDVSQGEFSLYDSVDPDALDRLFRTKADGTERSGGHVAFTALEHEVYVYANGDVIIYPPSEVDTPGRPK; encoded by the coding sequence ATGCACACGGAACTACCCACCGCTGACGATGCGAACGGCCTCCAGTACGACCAGCCCAACGACCGCTACGTGTTCCATCACGATCCGGAGAGCACGGCCACGATAACGACGACGATCGTACACGCGCTCGCACAGATCGCAGATACGGACGTCTCTCAGGGAGAGTTCTCCCTCTACGACAGCGTCGATCCCGACGCACTCGATCGGCTCTTTCGGACGAAAGCCGACGGCACCGAACGTTCGGGCGGCCACGTCGCGTTCACCGCGCTCGAGCACGAAGTCTACGTCTACGCGAACGGTGACGTCATCATCTATCCGCCGTCCGAAGTCGACACTCCCGGCCGTCCGAAGTAA